In the genome of Bremerella sp. P1, the window AGGAATTTCGGCATGCATCAGGTTACCCGCCGCCGCGTCCAATTCTCTGCCTTGCACTTGAATGTCGATGGACATCGCGTGTGGGGTGCGACGCTGCGTATGTTGGTCGAATTGGGGGAAGCCCTCACTTCGGCCAAATAACGGCTCGCCGAATTGCCTGTCTTCGTTAGGATGGGCACACCAGGTTCTTTGGATTCATCTAGCCCACTGGTTGGGGCCTCCCTATGTTCGCAGGCGGGTGGTCCTTTATACTAACCGGTCGGTTCTCTCTTTTGACTCAAGCAATGGGCTGCATGTCATGACGGTACGTGTTGGTATTCTCGGGGCCACCGGTTACACGGCTCTGGAATTACTGAAAATCTTGGTTCGCCATCCGGAGGTGGAAGTCACCACGCTGACGACTCGCCAAGAGGATCGTCCGCACTTGAGTGCCATTCACCCGCAATTTCATAAGGTGCTTGATCTGCACCTGGAAAACTTGGGGCCACAAGAGGTTGCCGAGCGATGTGATTGTGTCTTCGGTTGTTTGCCACATGCGGCGTCTGCCTCGGTCATTCCCGAATTCTTGGATGCCGGACTGAAAGTGGTCGACTTGAGCGCTGACTACCGGCTCAATGATCCTGCTGTCTACACTCAGTGGTACGGGGGCGATCACCCCGATGCCGAACGGATGAAGACAACCGTATACGGTCTTCCCGAACTGTTTCGTGAAGGGATCGCCGAAGCCAATCTAGTTGCCAACCCAGGCTGCTACCCAACGGGCGTATCGCTTGCTTTGGCACCACTGTTGAAAAATGGTTTGATCCGCCCCGATGGCATCATCGCAGACTGTAAGAGTGGTGTGAGCGGGGCAGGGCGAACGCCGAAGCTTGGCACGCTGTACCCAGAATGCAACGAAAGCTTCTCGGCCTATGGTGTCGGTACGCATCGCCACATGCCAGAGATTGAACAAAACCTGACGGTCTATTCCGGTAAACAAGCCAGCGTGATTTTTACGCCGCATCTGGTGCCCATGGATCGCGGAATTCTGAGCACGTGTTACGCGTTGCCTGATAAGGGCGCCTCGGAAGAGGAACTGCTTTCGCTACTGGCGGAAACCTACGCCAGCGAACCCTTTGTCCGCGTGCGTAGCGATTTGCCGGCGACCAAGCATGTCTCAGGAACGAACTTTTGCGACATCACGGTTCGTCGCGTGAAGGATCGCGTGCTGACGATTTCGGCCATCGACAACCTGGTTAAGGGGGCGTCGGGTGCGGCCGTTCAGAATTTCAACTTGATGTATGGTTTCGCGGAAACGACCGCACTGCTCTGATTGGTAGATTGAAGGAAGACTAAGGATGACTTCGCCCATTCCCGCTGGATTTCAACTCGGTGGCTTTCACTGCGGTCTGAAGAGAAATCCCAACAAGGAAGACCTGTCGCTCATTGTTTGCGATGAAGACACCGTCGCTGCTGGCGTCTACACGACGAACCTCGTCGTGGCTGCCCCGGTAGTTTGGGATCGTGAACGTACCCCTTCCGACAAAATCCGGGCGGTCATCACGAACTCGGGCAATGCCAACGCTTGCACCGGTGAGCAGGGAGATAAAGACAATGCTGAGATGGCCGGCATTGTCGCCAAGCAGTTTGGTGTCTCAGCCGATCAGGTTCTCACCATGTCGACCGGAATCATCGGACATCACCTGCCGATGGAAAAGATCCGCGCTGGGCTCGATCAAGTCTTCCAGAGACTGGGGACCGATGAAAGCCATTTCGATGCCGCAGCTCGGGGGATCATGACGACCGACAAAGGCAAGAAGGTGGCTTCACGCCAGTGTGAAGTCAACGGAAAGCCTGTCAAGTTGATCGGCATGTGCAAGGGCGCCGGCATGATCGCTCCGAACATGGCCACGATGCTTTCGGTCGTTCTCACGGATGCTCAGCTCAGTCCGCAGCAAGCCAAAGAAGTGCTGGCCGAGGTGACCGACAGCACATTTAACTGCATTACGGTCGACGGCCACCGCAGCACGAATGATACGCTTTTGCTGTTGGCCAGCGGCAAGGCCAACACGGGCGAACTCTCGGGTGCCGCTCTGGAAGGTTTCAAAGCCGAACTGCAACAGCTTTGCGAAGACCTGGCCAAGCAGATCCCTGCCGATGGTGAGGGCTCGACGCATTTGATCGAGATAAACATCGAAGGATGTGCCAACCGAGAAGACGCGTTCCGAATCGCCAAGGCAGTCGCTGACAGTGCTCTGGTCAAGTGCGCCATTACCGGTGGCGATCCGAACTGGGGACGTATCGTGTCTGCCGCAGGATACTCGGGCGTCCAGTTCGACCCTATGGGCATGGAACTACGCGTTAACGGGCACCTGCTTTACAAAGAAGGTACGCCGGTTGAGTTCGACGAGAAAACGGTCAGCCAGTCGATCAAGGATAGCTTCGAGACTGACGTTAATCTGCGATTCACCGAGGGAGACACCAAGTTCCGCTACTGGTCCAGCGACCTTACCGTGGAATACGTCAGGTTCAACTCGGAATATCGTACCTAAGAAAAACTTGCCAAAGAGTACACAGAGAAATCGAAGACGCCTGGGACCACGGTCCCTGGCGTTTTTTTGATCCGAGATGCGTCATGTGGCTATTTTCTTCTCACTGCTAGCATAAATCCGTCTTTGCGCGAAATCCTGCGCTCGCTACACTCTCGCCACGGCATGAAATAGGGCCGTATGAAGTCGCTGCGTTGCCCCACGCAGCCTTTCAATTCCCATCATGCATCGCCACGTCTACGCACCGCTATGTCCCTGAGGTATTCGTCTGCAATGACCAAGGAAGCTCGCAACCGTAAACT includes:
- the argJ gene encoding bifunctional glutamate N-acetyltransferase/amino-acid acetyltransferase ArgJ → MTSPIPAGFQLGGFHCGLKRNPNKEDLSLIVCDEDTVAAGVYTTNLVVAAPVVWDRERTPSDKIRAVITNSGNANACTGEQGDKDNAEMAGIVAKQFGVSADQVLTMSTGIIGHHLPMEKIRAGLDQVFQRLGTDESHFDAAARGIMTTDKGKKVASRQCEVNGKPVKLIGMCKGAGMIAPNMATMLSVVLTDAQLSPQQAKEVLAEVTDSTFNCITVDGHRSTNDTLLLLASGKANTGELSGAALEGFKAELQQLCEDLAKQIPADGEGSTHLIEINIEGCANREDAFRIAKAVADSALVKCAITGGDPNWGRIVSAAGYSGVQFDPMGMELRVNGHLLYKEGTPVEFDEKTVSQSIKDSFETDVNLRFTEGDTKFRYWSSDLTVEYVRFNSEYRT
- the argC gene encoding N-acetyl-gamma-glutamyl-phosphate reductase, with translation MHVMTVRVGILGATGYTALELLKILVRHPEVEVTTLTTRQEDRPHLSAIHPQFHKVLDLHLENLGPQEVAERCDCVFGCLPHAASASVIPEFLDAGLKVVDLSADYRLNDPAVYTQWYGGDHPDAERMKTTVYGLPELFREGIAEANLVANPGCYPTGVSLALAPLLKNGLIRPDGIIADCKSGVSGAGRTPKLGTLYPECNESFSAYGVGTHRHMPEIEQNLTVYSGKQASVIFTPHLVPMDRGILSTCYALPDKGASEEELLSLLAETYASEPFVRVRSDLPATKHVSGTNFCDITVRRVKDRVLTISAIDNLVKGASGAAVQNFNLMYGFAETTALL